In the Chroococcidiopsis sp. SAG 2025 genome, one interval contains:
- the ndk gene encoding nucleoside-diphosphate kinase — protein sequence MERTFLAIKPDGVQRSLVGEIIRRFEAKGFTLVGMKFMKVSRELAEQHYGVHRERPFFQGLVEFITSGPVVAMVWEGDGVIASARKMIGATNPLTAEPGTIRGDYGVNIGRNIIHGSDAPETAQQEVSLWFKEEELASWEPSLTPWIKE from the coding sequence GTGGAACGCACATTTTTAGCAATTAAGCCCGATGGCGTACAACGAAGTTTAGTCGGTGAAATTATTCGTCGTTTTGAAGCTAAAGGCTTTACTCTGGTTGGGATGAAGTTTATGAAAGTCAGCCGCGAACTTGCCGAGCAGCATTATGGCGTTCACCGAGAAAGACCATTTTTCCAAGGTTTAGTCGAGTTTATCACTTCGGGTCCCGTCGTAGCGATGGTTTGGGAAGGCGATGGAGTTATTGCTTCAGCGCGGAAGATGATCGGTGCTACTAACCCCCTAACAGCAGAACCAGGAACAATTCGGGGCGACTATGGCGTTAACATTGGGCGTAACATCATTCATGGTTCCGATGCACCGGAGACTGCCCAACAGGAAGTTAGCCTCTGGTTTAAGGAAGAAGAACTAGCGAGTTGGGAACCTAGCTTGACTCCGTGGATTAAGGAGTAG
- a CDS encoding TerC family protein has protein sequence MIDEILNSPYHASIETAAVLTILIFLEAVLSADNAIALAAIAQGLENKKLERQALNLGLVVAFVLRIALILTATWVQQYWQFELLGALYLLWLVFQHFTSVEDEDHLHHGPRFQALWQAIPIIAFTDLAFSLDSVTTAIAVSQERWLVLTGATVGIITLRFMAGLFIRWLDEFTHLEDAGYITVALVGLRLLLRVANDALVPPEWLMITAIALLFLWGFSKRNVEDSPEAIVPTENKEKAEVPK, from the coding sequence ATGATAGACGAAATCCTAAATTCCCCGTATCACGCCAGCATTGAAACCGCCGCAGTCTTAACCATTTTGATCTTTTTAGAGGCGGTACTCTCGGCTGATAATGCGATCGCTCTCGCGGCGATCGCCCAAGGACTAGAAAATAAAAAACTCGAACGTCAAGCGCTCAATCTCGGCTTAGTAGTTGCCTTCGTGCTGCGGATTGCCTTAATCTTGACAGCAACTTGGGTACAGCAATACTGGCAGTTCGAGCTATTAGGTGCGCTTTATCTACTGTGGCTAGTATTTCAACACTTTACCTCAGTAGAAGACGAAGACCACCTGCACCATGGACCTCGATTTCAAGCGCTTTGGCAAGCTATCCCCATCATCGCCTTCACAGATTTAGCATTTTCTCTCGATAGCGTCACTACAGCGATCGCAGTTTCTCAAGAACGCTGGCTGGTACTGACGGGGGCTACTGTTGGTATTATCACCCTCCGATTCATGGCAGGTTTATTCATTCGCTGGTTAGATGAATTTACCCATTTAGAAGATGCCGGATATATCACCGTTGCCTTGGTAGGCTTGCGATTGTTGCTGCGGGTAGCTAACGATGCTTTAGTACCCCCAGAATGGTTAATGATAACCGCGATCGCGCTGTTATTTCTCTGGGGCTTTTCCAAGCGCAATGTTGAGGACTCTCCTGAAGCGATCGTACCTACAGAAAATAAAGAAAAGGCTGAAGTACCGAAGTAG